One region of Patescibacteria group bacterium genomic DNA includes:
- a CDS encoding class I SAM-dependent methyltransferase, translating into MCYVSMVFEERLIINKENRSNIIYDEHLVRYQLAAQIAAGKNILDIACGSGYGSKILAEAGAQKVTAVDKSPEAIAAAREKYSAGNIVFMVGDAEETHPLATTPKPLLGKEGGSPSEGGETDLADKSFNLVVSFETIEHLTNAEKYLAGIARVLDEEGIFLVSTPNREVFGQKNPYHLREFTRGEFEEILKKYFKNIYILEQTNGIASLIRAGGRGEVYFSGQSKPLYFIAVCSNNDLKLSDLFKESVVSVNPAALDKLRNNPVMKFIDKIYSIFIK; encoded by the coding sequence ATGTGTTACGTGAGTATGGTTTTTGAGGAAAGATTAATCATCAATAAAGAGAATCGTTCGAATATTATTTACGACGAGCATCTGGTTCGTTATCAATTAGCGGCGCAAATCGCGGCCGGTAAAAATATTCTGGATATTGCTTGCGGATCAGGTTATGGTTCGAAAATTTTAGCCGAAGCCGGAGCGCAAAAAGTTACGGCGGTTGATAAAAGTCCGGAAGCGATCGCGGCAGCCAGGGAAAAATATTCTGCCGGCAATATTGTTTTTATGGTCGGCGACGCGGAGGAAACCCACCCCCTCGCAACCACCCCCAAACCCCTCCTTGGAAAGGAGGGGGGATCTCCTTCGGAAGGAGGGGAGACCGATCTGGCCGACAAGTCGTTCAATCTGGTTGTTTCCTTCGAAACTATCGAACATTTAACCAATGCGGAAAAATATTTGGCCGGGATCGCCCGAGTTTTGGATGAGGAAGGAATTTTTTTGGTTTCCACGCCTAATCGCGAAGTGTTCGGCCAAAAAAATCCTTACCACCTTCGCGAATTCACCCGCGGCGAATTCGAGGAAATATTAAAAAAGTATTTTAAAAATATATATATCCTGGAACAGACGAACGGAATTGCCAGCCTGATCAGGGCCGGAGGCAGGGGAGAGGTTTATTTTTCCGGGCAGAGCAAACCGCTTTATTTCATCGCCGTCTGCAGTAATAATGATTTAAAACTTTCAGACTTATTCAAAGAAAGTGTTGTTTCCGTCAATCCGGCCGCCCTGGATAAACTGCGCAATAATCCGGTGATGAAATTTATTGATAAGATATATTCCATCTTTATAAAATAG
- a CDS encoding DUF5667 domain-containing protein — MTDHELIKKLSILKETRPESSWKQEARDVLLAQISNSVGKEIKVNLFEVMAYDLKNIFSFLPATAWAVIGLVIILTGGSLGALAAQNSKPGDNLYIVKVWKENIQLLMTFDQEDKAKLDMKLANIHAREITEILSNPNFNAAGNQKKAEQLAQNFKQEINTVKERYSEISEMQQKNSALPASGAAANNANGNLAGNNDDAKVGIGGMQKDAEGKVYGVESGKDNKGLQLYDPNAVLKNTAYDGVVTSSLLVPQTVSSNSVSSLATSTAASSTTTPADINTTLDKATQSFETKDFSGAKDMLDQVGKIIEKIDFGIVKGVSEPGASTSVGNSAGAVGSSSGK, encoded by the coding sequence ATGACCGATCATGAGTTAATTAAAAAGTTGAGCATTTTAAAAGAAACAAGACCCGAGTCTTCCTGGAAACAGGAGGCCCGGGATGTTTTGTTGGCGCAAATTTCCAATTCCGTCGGCAAGGAAATTAAAGTTAATCTTTTCGAAGTGATGGCCTATGATTTGAAAAATATTTTTTCTTTTTTGCCGGCCACCGCTTGGGCCGTTATTGGTTTAGTGATAATTTTGACCGGCGGCAGCCTGGGCGCGCTGGCGGCCCAAAATTCCAAGCCGGGAGACAATTTATATATTGTCAAAGTTTGGAAAGAAAATATCCAGTTGCTGATGACTTTCGATCAGGAGGATAAAGCGAAACTCGATATGAAGCTGGCGAACATCCATGCCAGGGAGATCACAGAAATATTATCCAATCCGAATTTTAATGCCGCGGGAAATCAAAAGAAAGCGGAGCAACTGGCGCAAAATTTCAAACAGGAAATTAATACGGTGAAAGAAAGATATTCGGAAATCAGCGAGATGCAGCAAAAAAATTCCGCCCTTCCCGCTTCCGGAGCGGCGGCCAATAACGCTAACGGCAATTTGGCCGGGAATAACGATGATGCCAAGGTTGGCATCGGCGGCATGCAAAAGGATGCTGAAGGCAAAGTTTATGGCGTGGAATCGGGCAAGGATAACAAAGGATTGCAGCTTTACGATCCCAATGCCGTTTTAAAAAATACCGCTTATGATGGAGTAGTTACCTCTTCTTTACTGGTGCCGCAAACCGTTTCCTCGAACAGTGTTTCCAGTCTGGCAACTTCCACCGCGGCTTCTTCCACGACTACCCCGGCTGATATTAATACCACCTTGGATAAGGCGACTCAGTCTTTTGAGACGAAAGATTTTTCCGGAGCCAAGGATATGCTGGATCAAGTGGGAAAAATTATTGAAAAAATCGATTTTGGAATAGTTAAAGGCGTTAGCGAACCGGGAGCTTCCACCAGCGTCGGCAATTCGGCCGGAGCTGTCGGCAGCTCGAGCGGAAAATAA
- a CDS encoding RNA polymerase sigma factor, with translation MNKNRQDKKLFFRVKKKDKNAFIEAYDLYADDIYRFAYFKISNAEEAKDLTSAVFLKVWNYAQSQGLDESKSLRAFIYKTARNLIIDHYRQLRETEARLDVFENGVIGMLSDEKQNLEQQAEVLSDMGLVKAGLAKLKEEYREMILMRFVDELSFAEIAEVTGKTTGSVRVQTFRALQALKDLLEEKK, from the coding sequence ATGAATAAGAACCGACAGGACAAAAAATTGTTTTTTCGAGTCAAGAAAAAAGATAAAAATGCTTTTATCGAGGCTTATGATTTGTACGCGGACGATATTTATCGTTTTGCTTATTTTAAAATTAGCAATGCCGAAGAAGCCAAGGATTTGACCTCGGCGGTTTTTCTTAAGGTTTGGAATTACGCCCAAAGCCAGGGGTTGGATGAAAGCAAGTCTTTACGGGCTTTTATCTATAAAACAGCCAGAAATTTGATCATTGATCATTATCGGCAATTGCGGGAAACCGAGGCCAGGCTGGATGTCTTTGAAAACGGCGTGATAGGAATGCTTTCTGACGAAAAGCAAAATTTGGAGCAGCAGGCGGAAGTTTTATCCGATATGGGCTTGGTCAAAGCCGGCTTGGCTAAACTTAAAGAGGAATATCGGGAAATGATCTTAATGCGCTTTGTGGATGAGTTATCCTTTGCCGAAATAGCCGAAGTAACCGGCAAGACAACCGGTTCGGTGCGCGTGCAGACTTTTCGCGCCCTGCAGGCTTTGAAAGATCTGCTGGAAGAGAAAAAATGA